The Candidatus Arthromitus sp. SFB-mouse-Japan genome includes a region encoding these proteins:
- a CDS encoding sensor histidine kinase: MSKHSIINKILFYFLSVTTIVFMLFSFLIYSFYELTLVDLCMDDLEIQSDVISDLALEYINNSTIENSKYLWEYVEKFNKYSGVDLILSDAIGYVYLVSNSVHKNLLGKQINIEKDVITKISVYDSDLQKKVYKLTKPLYNSNIYKGSITLILDDGYISLKLLNIKVFMIILYIFLMIIIGVIYYLLLRKILVKPIEIINNTAKRFASGDVCKRVYINSKDEIGELSNSFNYMAESLDKIDSNRREFLSNVSHELRTPLTTIIGFLSGILDGIISPKDHIEKLTIVYDEVKRLSRLVNDLLDLTAIESGKFTLRPRVIELNSLIKYTVKNFEQEIEQNDIVMEVFFEQNSINVVADEDRLVQVLNNLIANAIKYCDNKKRINISTKIKNNKAVVNIFNTAKLLSEDEFNNIWVRFYKNDKSRTRRGSTGLGLSIVRNIISQFREDIWVENRTKEQGVSFIFTLQLSS, translated from the coding sequence GTGTCAAAACATAGTATTATTAATAAAATATTATTTTATTTTTTATCGGTAACAACTATTGTTTTTATGTTATTTTCCTTTTTAATTTATTCATTTTATGAATTAACACTAGTTGATCTATGTATGGATGATCTAGAAATTCAGTCAGATGTAATATCAGATTTAGCTCTTGAATATATAAATAATTCAACAATTGAAAATAGTAAATATTTATGGGAATATGTTGAGAAATTTAATAAATATTCAGGGGTTGATCTGATTTTATCAGATGCTATTGGGTATGTTTATTTAGTATCTAATTCAGTACATAAGAATCTGTTAGGTAAGCAAATAAATATTGAGAAAGATGTAATAACAAAAATTAGTGTATATGATTCTGATCTTCAAAAGAAAGTGTATAAACTTACTAAACCTTTGTATAATTCAAATATTTACAAAGGTTCTATTACTTTAATATTAGATGATGGCTATATATCTTTAAAATTATTGAATATTAAGGTATTTATGATTATTTTATATATTTTTCTCATGATTATTATTGGTGTTATTTACTATTTATTGTTAAGGAAGATATTAGTTAAACCTATAGAAATTATAAATAATACAGCTAAAAGATTTGCTTCAGGTGATGTGTGTAAGCGAGTATATATAAATTCTAAGGATGAGATTGGCGAATTATCAAATTCATTTAATTACATGGCAGAGTCATTAGATAAAATTGATTCGAATAGGAGGGAGTTTTTATCCAATGTATCTCATGAATTGAGAACACCTCTTACAACGATTATAGGATTTTTGAGTGGTATTTTAGATGGCATAATATCACCTAAGGATCATATTGAAAAGTTAACTATCGTATATGATGAGGTAAAAAGATTATCTAGACTTGTAAATGATTTATTAGATTTAACTGCTATAGAATCTGGTAAATTTACATTAAGACCAAGAGTAATAGAGTTAAATTCTCTCATAAAGTATACAGTTAAAAATTTTGAGCAGGAGATAGAGCAAAATGATATAGTTATGGAAGTATTTTTTGAACAAAATTCTATAAACGTTGTTGCTGATGAGGATAGACTTGTACAGGTTTTAAATAATTTAATTGCTAACGCTATTAAGTATTGTGATAATAAGAAACGAATAAATATTTCTACAAAAATAAAGAATAATAAAGCTGTAGTTAATATCTTTAATACAGCTAAACTTTTAAGTGAGGATGAATTTAATAATATCTGGGTAAGATTTTATAAAAATGATAAGTCTAGGACTAGAAGAGGGAGTACTGGCCTTGGGTTATCTATAGTTAGGAATATAATATCTCAGTTTAGAGAAGATATATGGGTTGAAAATAGGACTAAGGAACAAGGAGTTAGTTTTATTTTCACATTGCAATTATCTAGTTGA
- a CDS encoding response regulator transcription factor, with amino-acid sequence MDGNAVKVLIVDDDVNILEVLKMYLGNSGYDIRSCSDGREVQEIFPDYKPNLVILDIMMPVLDGTEVLKWIRRDSSVPIIMLTAKGELFDKCLALELGADDYMVKPFEPKELLARIKAVMRRFNTDNYIRESLLFTDLIIDINSYTVIFKGNDIKMPPKEFELLHYLASNRNKVFTRENLLCEVWGYDYPGDSRTVDVHIKRLREKLNGGMNWQIETVWGVGYKFEVK; translated from the coding sequence ATGGACGGAAATGCAGTTAAGGTTCTAATAGTAGATGATGATGTTAACATATTAGAAGTTTTAAAAATGTATCTAGGTAACTCTGGTTATGATATAAGGTCTTGTAGTGATGGTAGAGAAGTCCAAGAAATTTTTCCAGATTATAAACCTAATTTGGTAATACTTGATATTATGATGCCTGTTTTAGATGGTACTGAGGTTTTAAAATGGATTAGAAGGGATTCAAGTGTTCCAATAATAATGCTTACAGCTAAAGGTGAATTGTTTGATAAATGTTTGGCTTTAGAACTTGGTGCTGATGACTATATGGTTAAACCATTTGAGCCTAAAGAATTGTTGGCTAGAATAAAGGCTGTAATGAGAAGATTTAATACCGATAACTATATAAGGGAGAGCCTTTTATTTACAGATTTGATCATAGATATAAACTCTTATACAGTTATTTTTAAAGGTAATGATATAAAAATGCCACCTAAAGAGTTTGAATTATTGCATTATTTAGCATCAAATAGAAATAAGGTTTTTACTAGAGAAAATTTGCTTTGTGAGGTTTGGGGATATGATTATCCAGGGGATTCTAGAACGGTTGATGTACATATAAAAAGACTGAGAGAGAAGTTAAATGGTGGAATGAATTGGCAAATAGAAACAGTTTGGGGTGTAGGATATAAATTTGAGGTGAAGTAG
- a CDS encoding ribose-phosphate pyrophosphokinase, producing the protein MIEQINNIKIIAGNSNLELSKNIATCLNTSLVKSKVMNFSDGEINVDISETIRGEDVFVVQSICATDKLTVNDSLMELLIIIDALKRASAGRITAVISYYGYARQDRKAKSRDPITAKLVADIITVAGANRVLTMDLHAPQIQGYFNIPVDHLLGLPVLTKYYDKKEFNGDLVIVSPDVGSVKRARGFAEKLSGDVPMAIIDKRRPIQNVSEVLSVIGKVKDKIAILVDDMIDTAGTIVNAANKLMELGTKEVYACCTHGVFSGDAVEKINNSEIKELVFLNTISQYSLCEQNSKFKMLSVAPIFAEAIRRIHDCRSLSPLFGKF; encoded by the coding sequence ATGATAGAACAGATCAACAATATAAAAATAATTGCTGGTAATTCTAATCTTGAATTATCTAAAAATATAGCAACGTGCTTAAATACATCTCTTGTAAAATCTAAAGTTATGAATTTTAGTGATGGAGAAATAAATGTAGATATAAGTGAAACAATTAGAGGAGAGGATGTATTTGTTGTTCAATCTATTTGTGCAACAGATAAACTAACAGTAAACGATAGCTTAATGGAACTTTTGATAATAATAGATGCATTAAAGAGGGCATCTGCAGGGAGGATTACTGCAGTTATATCTTATTATGGATATGCTCGTCAAGATAGAAAGGCTAAATCAAGAGATCCAATAACAGCTAAATTAGTAGCAGATATCATAACTGTAGCTGGAGCTAATCGGGTTCTTACTATGGACTTACATGCTCCTCAAATACAAGGATATTTTAACATACCAGTTGACCATTTATTAGGATTACCTGTACTTACAAAGTATTATGATAAAAAAGAATTTAATGGTGATTTGGTTATAGTTTCTCCTGATGTAGGAAGTGTTAAAAGAGCACGTGGATTTGCTGAGAAATTAAGTGGAGATGTACCTATGGCTATTATAGATAAAAGAAGACCTATCCAAAATGTTTCAGAAGTATTATCTGTAATTGGGAAAGTTAAAGATAAGATAGCTATATTGGTTGATGATATGATAGATACTGCTGGTACTATTGTTAATGCTGCAAATAAACTTATGGAACTTGGAACAAAAGAAGTGTATGCTTGTTGTACTCATGGGGTATTTTCTGGTGATGCGGTAGAAAAAATAAATAATTCAGAAATAAAAGAATTAGTATTTTTAAATACTATTTCACAGTATTCATTGTGTGAACAAAATAGTAAATTTAAGATGTTATCAGTTGCACCGATATTTGCAGAAGCTATAAGAAGAATACATGATTGCAGGAGTTTAAGTCCTTTGTTTGGTAAATTTTAA
- the glmU gene encoding bifunctional UDP-N-acetylglucosamine diphosphorylase/glucosamine-1-phosphate N-acetyltransferase GlmU, whose protein sequence is MNVCAIILAAGRGSRMKSTRHKATHKICGKEMINIIIDKLELCGIKDINVIIGEHKESLVDSIGNRNVSYSIQEKQLGTADAVLCAEKFWGNKSGDVLVIACDMPLIKEENIKKLIERHISDGNSSTIITSELRNPLKYGRVIRGKNGIERIKEAKDCSESELMINEINSSIYCFKIDDLRNDIRNIGKINNQGEFYLTDIIEIFSKSGKKIGSVKVDENELVGVDTRRQLWLANSILRSQINDKHMENGVTIIDSDSTYIDSDVRIESDVIIHANVYLKGNTLVKEGSEIYPNTRISNSFIGKDCIIDASIICDSKVGNGTNIGPFAYVRPGSLIGDNVKLGDFVEIKNSVIGNRTKIPHLSYIGDSEVGERCNLGCSTITVNYNGKNKNKTIIGNDCFIGCNSNLIAPVVVEENSYVAAGTTITEKVKSNSLAIGRCKQVNKENWVTNKFK, encoded by the coding sequence ATGAATGTTTGTGCTATAATTCTAGCGGCGGGTAGGGGAAGTAGAATGAAGTCTACGCGTCATAAGGCTACTCATAAAATTTGTGGTAAGGAAATGATAAACATAATAATAGATAAATTAGAATTATGTGGAATTAAAGATATTAATGTGATTATAGGGGAACATAAAGAAAGTTTAGTTGATTCAATAGGTAATAGAAATGTGTCGTATTCTATTCAAGAGAAACAATTAGGAACTGCTGATGCCGTATTGTGTGCTGAAAAATTTTGGGGTAATAAATCTGGGGATGTTTTGGTTATTGCTTGTGATATGCCACTTATTAAAGAGGAGAATATTAAAAAGCTTATAGAAAGACATATAAGTGATGGTAATTCATCCACAATTATTACATCTGAATTGAGAAATCCTTTAAAATATGGAAGAGTAATCAGAGGGAAAAATGGAATTGAGCGTATTAAAGAGGCTAAAGATTGTTCCGAGTCAGAACTTATGATAAATGAAATTAATTCTAGTATATATTGCTTTAAAATAGATGATTTAAGAAATGACATAAGAAATATTGGTAAAATTAATAATCAGGGCGAATTTTATTTGACTGATATAATTGAGATATTTAGCAAGAGTGGTAAAAAAATAGGAAGTGTTAAGGTTGATGAAAATGAATTAGTTGGAGTGGATACTAGAAGACAGTTGTGGTTAGCTAATAGTATTTTAAGATCACAGATAAATGATAAACATATGGAAAATGGAGTCACAATCATAGATAGTGATTCTACTTATATAGATTCTGATGTTAGGATAGAGAGTGATGTAATTATACATGCAAATGTGTATTTAAAAGGGAATACTTTAGTAAAAGAAGGTAGTGAAATATATCCCAATACTAGGATATCTAATAGTTTTATTGGAAAAGATTGTATAATAGATGCTTCTATAATTTGTGATTCTAAGGTGGGTAATGGCACTAATATAGGCCCATTTGCTTATGTAAGGCCGGGATCATTAATAGGTGATAATGTTAAACTAGGGGATTTTGTAGAAATTAAAAATTCTGTAATTGGTAATAGAACAAAAATTCCACATTTATCTTATATTGGAGATTCAGAAGTTGGAGAGAGATGTAATTTGGGTTGTTCTACAATAACGGTTAATTATAATGGTAAGAATAAAAATAAAACTATTATAGGTAATGATTGCTTTATTGGTTGTAATTCAAATCTGATTGCACCTGTTGTTGTAGAGGAAAATTCTTATGTAGCAGCAGGGACTACTATCACAGAGAAAGTTAAATCAAATAGTTTAGCTATTGGTAGGTGTAAACAAGTTAATAAGGAGAATTGGGTGACAAATAAATTTAAGTAA
- the asnS gene encoding asparagine--tRNA ligase, with protein sequence MRININDLYKNCEKYSNKNVIIYGWLRSVRSNNNIAFLEINDGSSFKNVQIVMENYLKNYDEVCSYVISSTIKIEGTVVLTPKNKQPFEIKAISIYLEGNSNQDYPLQKKRHTFEYLRSIGHLRPRTYTFLSVFRIRSVVSYAIHLFFRENGYEYINSPIITASDCEGAGEMFKVTTLDFKNIPREDNGEVDYSKDFFGKMANLTVSGQLEAEIMALALGKVYTFGPTFRAENSNTSRHASEFWMIEPEASFVDLFGAMDLAESMLKYVIEFVLRDCKDEIEFLNNFVEKGLLDKLNKLVNDRFDRITYTDAVDILLKSGKKFEYRVEWGIDLQSEHERYLTEEYFKRPIFLYNYPKYIKAFYMRLNDDNKTVASFDCLVPGIGEVIGGSQREERYEVLKNRINEFGLNEEDYWWYLDLRKYGETVHSGFGLGLERLVMYLTGMNNIRDVIPFPRTPQNAEF encoded by the coding sequence TTGAGAATAAATATTAATGATTTATATAAGAATTGTGAAAAGTATAGCAATAAAAATGTAATAATTTATGGTTGGTTAAGGAGTGTAAGGAGTAATAATAATATTGCTTTTTTAGAAATAAATGACGGGAGTTCTTTTAAAAATGTACAGATTGTCATGGAAAATTATCTAAAAAATTATGATGAAGTTTGCTCATATGTAATTTCATCAACTATTAAGATAGAAGGTACTGTTGTATTAACACCGAAAAATAAACAACCTTTTGAAATAAAAGCTATATCTATATATTTAGAAGGAAATTCGAATCAAGATTATCCACTTCAAAAAAAGAGACATACTTTTGAATATTTAAGAAGTATAGGGCATTTGAGGCCGAGAACATATACTTTTTTATCTGTATTTAGAATAAGGAGTGTTGTATCCTATGCAATACACTTGTTTTTTAGGGAAAATGGATATGAATATATCAATTCTCCGATAATTACAGCAAGTGATTGTGAAGGTGCTGGAGAAATGTTTAAAGTAACAACACTTGATTTTAAAAATATACCTAGAGAAGATAATGGAGAAGTGGATTACTCTAAGGATTTTTTTGGTAAGATGGCTAATTTAACTGTTAGTGGGCAGCTAGAAGCTGAAATTATGGCTCTTGCCCTAGGGAAAGTATATACTTTTGGACCGACATTTAGAGCAGAGAATTCAAATACATCACGTCATGCTTCTGAGTTTTGGATGATTGAGCCTGAAGCTTCATTTGTTGACCTTTTTGGTGCTATGGACCTAGCTGAAAGCATGCTTAAATATGTAATTGAATTTGTATTAAGAGATTGTAAAGATGAAATTGAATTCTTAAATAATTTTGTGGAAAAAGGATTACTAGATAAATTAAATAAGCTTGTTAATGATAGATTTGATAGAATTACTTATACAGATGCTGTAGATATATTATTAAAGAGTGGTAAGAAATTTGAGTATAGAGTTGAATGGGGAATCGATCTACAGTCAGAACACGAAAGATACTTAACAGAAGAATATTTTAAGAGGCCTATATTTTTATATAATTATCCTAAATATATAAAAGCTTTTTATATGAGATTAAATGATGACAATAAGACTGTAGCTTCTTTTGATTGTTTAGTACCTGGAATTGGTGAAGTAATTGGAGGTAGTCAAAGAGAAGAAAGGTATGAGGTTTTAAAGAATAGAATAAATGAATTTGGTCTTAATGAAGAAGATTATTGGTGGTATTTAGATTTAAGGAAATATGGAGAAACTGTACATTCAGGATTTGGTCTTGGTCTCGAAAGACTTGTTATGTATTTGACTGGAATGAATAATATAAGAGATGTTATACCATTTCCGAGAACGCCCCAAAATGCAGAATTTTAA
- a CDS encoding metallophosphoesterase family protein — MTLLKIGIISNVHSNLYSLMEIYDLLEKECVEFILCLGDIVGYGPHPNEVVNFIKRKHIVSIKGIYDSAVINNDFSCINEGTINSFSVNFTFMELTKNNLYYLSSLPSELIMNFGNFDIKFVHKNPYKSDQDIQEDILVCGYEHTPNKIKVGKGKCIIIPGSCGKPVSSIGGVSCGVLDISNNVYNYKILKCKHLFSKINKDMKMMNFPEILINSYDIDTY; from the coding sequence GTGACTTTATTGAAAATAGGTATCATAAGTAATGTTCATTCAAATTTATATTCTTTAATGGAGATTTATGATTTATTGGAAAAGGAATGCGTGGAATTTATCTTGTGTTTGGGAGATATTGTTGGATACGGACCTCATCCTAATGAGGTTGTAAATTTTATTAAAAGGAAACATATAGTATCTATTAAGGGTATATATGATTCTGCAGTTATTAATAATGATTTTTCTTGTATAAATGAGGGGACTATAAATAGTTTTTCCGTAAATTTTACGTTTATGGAATTAACAAAAAATAATTTATATTATTTATCTAGTTTACCTTCTGAATTAATTATGAATTTTGGAAATTTTGATATAAAGTTTGTACATAAAAATCCTTATAAGAGTGATCAAGATATTCAGGAAGATATTTTAGTTTGTGGTTATGAACATACGCCAAATAAAATTAAAGTTGGTAAAGGAAAATGTATTATAATACCAGGAAGCTGTGGTAAACCAGTGTCAAGTATAGGTGGTGTTTCTTGTGGGGTTTTGGATATTTCAAATAATGTGTATAACTATAAGATATTGAAGTGTAAACATTTATTTTCTAAAATTAATAAAGATATGAAGATGATGAATTTTCCAGAAATACTTATAAATTCATATGATATAGATACATATTAA
- the murC gene encoding UDP-N-acetylmuramate--L-alanine ligase has product MRDIFLDRIIKNNKYIHLVGISGISMSGIASILLDRGFRVSGSDICKNQLTINLENRGCKISVGHNSKNIKDTVGLVVCTSAVNYENDEIKEAIRKKIPVINRAEFLGELTQKYSKCVTISGTHGKTSTTSIFSYIMIYNGLDPTILIGGELDLINGNCRSGKSEYLLIEACEYKHSFLNFKTDIGVILNIDRDHLDYYKDLSDIKMAFSKYAENISSDGYLIYCASDRLIYDVLYNTSCKKVSYGIGCGDVSAINISRTENSICFDILYKNMIYEGFKINVIGDHNLLNALSGITFSLISDIDICKTKEALLDFYLPKRRFEIKGQRYGIKIIEDYAHHPTEIKALIDMTKSVTKGKIYCFFQPHTYSRTLFLLDEFLKSFNGIEELILFDIYAAREKNIWGITAIDLKEKIASTGQKCYYSKSFDDAIKYMEGKGEEGDVFLVVGAGNIYELSNKFIYM; this is encoded by the coding sequence TTGCGAGATATATTTTTAGATAGAATTATCAAAAACAATAAATATATACACTTAGTTGGAATTTCTGGAATTAGCATGAGTGGTATAGCATCAATTTTATTAGATAGAGGTTTTAGGGTTTCAGGAAGTGATATTTGTAAAAATCAATTAACAATTAATTTGGAAAATAGAGGTTGTAAGATAAGTGTAGGACATAATTCTAAGAATATTAAGGATACTGTTGGGCTTGTTGTGTGTACTTCAGCTGTTAATTATGAAAATGATGAGATTAAAGAAGCTATTAGAAAAAAAATACCTGTAATTAATAGAGCGGAATTTTTAGGAGAATTAACCCAGAAATATAGTAAGTGTGTTACTATATCGGGAACTCATGGTAAAACAAGTACTACATCTATTTTTAGTTATATTATGATATATAATGGATTGGATCCTACCATATTAATAGGAGGAGAGCTGGATTTAATTAATGGGAATTGTAGATCAGGTAAAAGCGAGTATTTGCTTATAGAGGCTTGTGAATATAAACATTCGTTTTTAAATTTCAAGACAGATATAGGTGTTATATTAAATATAGATAGGGATCATTTGGATTATTATAAAGATTTAAGTGACATAAAAATGGCATTTAGTAAATATGCAGAAAATATATCAAGTGATGGATACTTAATATATTGTGCTTCTGATAGACTTATATATGATGTATTGTATAATACAAGTTGCAAAAAAGTATCTTATGGGATAGGGTGCGGAGATGTAAGTGCTATTAATATATCTAGAACTGAAAATAGTATATGTTTTGATATTTTATATAAAAATATGATTTATGAAGGATTTAAGATAAATGTAATAGGTGATCATAATTTACTCAATGCTCTATCAGGTATTACATTTTCATTAATATCTGATATTGATATATGTAAGACTAAAGAAGCACTTTTAGATTTTTATTTACCTAAAAGAAGATTTGAGATAAAAGGGCAGAGATATGGGATTAAAATTATTGAGGATTATGCCCATCATCCAACTGAGATAAAGGCTCTTATAGATATGACTAAGTCTGTAACTAAGGGTAAGATATATTGTTTTTTTCAACCTCATACTTATAGTAGAACATTATTTTTGCTTGATGAATTCTTAAAAAGTTTTAATGGAATTGAAGAACTTATATTATTTGATATATATGCGGCAAGGGAAAAAAACATATGGGGTATTACAGCTATAGATTTAAAGGAAAAAATAGCTTCAACCGGACAGAAATGTTATTATTCTAAAAGTTTTGATGATGCGATTAAGTATATGGAAGGTAAGGGAGAAGAAGGAGATGTTTTTTTAGTGGTTGGTGCAGGTAATATTTATGAATTAAGTAATAAATTTATATATATGTAG
- the spoVG gene encoding septation regulator SpoVG: MQVTDVKIRKITNEGKMKAIVSITLDNEFVVHDIKVIEGENGLFIAMPSRKTPNGEFKDIAHPISTEVRQKFQTEILKNYNIALNEQEQM, translated from the coding sequence ATGCAAGTTACAGATGTTAAAATCAGAAAAATCACTAACGAAGGAAAAATGAAAGCTATAGTTTCAATAACTTTAGATAATGAATTTGTTGTTCATGATATAAAAGTTATTGAAGGGGAGAATGGATTATTTATAGCTATGCCTAGCAGGAAAACTCCTAATGGGGAGTTCAAGGATATAGCCCATCCTATTTCAACAGAGGTAAGACAAAAATTCCAAACCGAAATATTAAAAAATTATAATATTGCACTAAATGAACAAGAGCAAATGTAA
- a CDS encoding leucyl aminopeptidase, with product MEFKLVDKLDSEYQVEIIPCFEDYEISRYSDIFNKIKNQGLFEGKIGTKYSLNQNDVNGISTLVFVGIGKKDELTYDSWYKSLVSLFEKMKINLLKNILFYSFECDNLNIKNMLKGIILSFSAANYKFDRYMTTKLGETEVKIDIYTNKSEDLDELLNIRDAINLTRDLVNEPSNILTPEEFGNRCIEQVKGLDVEINVYDENWIKENNLNALYEVGKASVNKPRFIVMKYFGDKQSDKTISFVGKGLTYDSGGYSIKSSDGMVTMKCDMAGAASVLSLIILLAKQNLKINVFGVIPTCENMINGNGFKPGDVIGSLSGKTIEIISTDAEGRLALADGVYYAAKNLNSDLIIDIATLTGACGIALGTKYAAIIDNDESIFNKLNDASKNTVDSIWRLPGDKEYLSTLKSDIADYKNIGGRYGGTITAGLFVGEFTLGKPWAHIDIAYVAWNDFSTKIFPKKGATGAVVELLYNFCKNSQ from the coding sequence ATGGAATTTAAGTTAGTTGATAAATTAGATAGTGAATATCAAGTAGAAATTATACCTTGTTTTGAAGATTATGAAATATCTAGATATAGCGATATTTTTAATAAGATTAAAAATCAGGGATTGTTTGAAGGTAAAATTGGTACAAAGTATTCGCTTAATCAGAATGATGTGAATGGTATTTCTACGCTTGTATTTGTGGGTATTGGGAAAAAAGACGAGTTAACATATGATTCTTGGTATAAATCCTTAGTTTCTTTATTTGAAAAAATGAAAATAAATTTATTAAAAAATATTTTATTTTATTCTTTTGAATGTGATAATTTAAATATTAAAAATATGCTAAAAGGTATTATTTTATCATTTAGTGCAGCAAATTATAAATTTGATAGGTATATGACCACGAAATTAGGAGAGACAGAGGTAAAGATTGATATATACACTAATAAAAGTGAAGATTTAGATGAACTATTGAATATAAGAGATGCAATAAATTTAACCAGGGACTTAGTTAATGAACCGTCAAATATTTTAACTCCAGAAGAGTTTGGAAATAGGTGTATTGAACAAGTTAAGGGTTTGGATGTAGAGATTAATGTATATGATGAAAATTGGATAAAGGAAAACAATTTAAATGCTCTATATGAGGTTGGAAAGGCATCCGTAAATAAACCAAGATTTATTGTTATGAAATATTTTGGAGATAAACAAAGCGATAAAACTATATCTTTTGTTGGTAAGGGATTAACATATGATTCTGGTGGGTATTCTATAAAGAGTTCTGATGGAATGGTAACTATGAAATGTGACATGGCAGGAGCAGCGAGCGTTTTATCTTTAATAATTTTACTTGCGAAACAAAATTTGAAAATAAATGTTTTTGGTGTGATACCTACGTGTGAAAATATGATAAATGGAAATGGGTTTAAACCTGGGGATGTAATAGGATCACTTTCAGGCAAAACTATTGAGATTATATCAACGGATGCAGAGGGTAGATTAGCACTTGCAGATGGAGTTTATTATGCAGCGAAAAATTTAAATTCTGATTTAATAATAGATATTGCTACGCTAACAGGAGCGTGTGGTATAGCGCTTGGGACTAAGTATGCTGCCATTATAGATAATGATGAAAGTATATTTAATAAGTTGAATGATGCAAGTAAAAATACTGTAGATAGTATATGGAGGTTACCAGGAGATAAGGAATATTTATCGACTTTGAAGTCCGATATTGCTGATTATAAAAATATTGGTGGAAGATATGGCGGAACTATAACGGCTGGATTGTTTGTTGGGGAATTTACTTTAGGTAAACCATGGGCTCATATAGACATAGCTTATGTTGCGTGGAATGATTTTTCTACAAAGATATTTCCTAAAAAAGGTGCAACAGGTGCTGTCGTTGAACTGTTATATAATTTTTGTAAAAATAGTCAATGA
- a CDS encoding alpha/beta fold hydrolase codes for MIILINKKNILIYSIILLFFMHIIINCMYIFYNSKNNLNYYINNFNEKQFKINNTYITYYEKNIINNYSNRTKNVILLHGPFESSLNSYNLINKSLETLTNLKCNFNIFLIDLPGHGKSFKINNFDYSFRNVSSYINYLLENLNITDTLLICSNFSSSIGLNMISLNDKIFSQIILIDPIFNYNPTWENSKLFIKNKLLLLSSFIILNINKSSLNLSNYTTLYFNNKNSSNKYASKMINESSPISTLDIRSNIPIFAIINRKSYFNSTYIANLSNRFASIIFLPHIFPLEDIIDSRFKN; via the coding sequence GTGATTATTTTGATCAATAAAAAAAATATATTAATATACTCTATAATTTTATTATTTTTTATGCATATCATTATTAATTGTATGTATATTTTTTACAACAGCAAGAACAATTTAAACTACTATATAAATAACTTTAATGAAAAACAATTTAAGATAAATAACACTTATATAACTTATTACGAAAAAAATATAATAAATAACTATAGTAACAGAACAAAAAATGTTATACTACTTCATGGTCCATTTGAATCATCTCTTAACTCATATAACCTAATTAATAAATCTCTAGAAACATTAACCAATTTAAAATGCAACTTTAACATTTTTCTTATAGATTTACCTGGGCACGGAAAATCATTCAAAATAAATAATTTCGATTACTCATTTAGGAATGTTTCTTCATATATCAACTACTTACTAGAAAATTTAAATATAACTGATACTTTACTGATATGTAGCAATTTCTCATCAAGTATAGGATTAAATATGATTTCCTTAAATGATAAAATATTCTCACAAATTATTCTTATAGATCCTATTTTTAATTACAACCCAACATGGGAAAATTCCAAGTTATTTATTAAAAATAAACTATTGTTATTATCATCATTTATTATTTTAAATATAAATAAATCATCTTTAAATTTGAGTAATTATACTACATTATACTTCAACAATAAAAACTCATCAAATAAATATGCTTCAAAAATGATAAACGAAAGTTCTCCAATATCAACTTTAGATATTAGATCCAATATACCTATATTCGCTATAATTAATAGAAAAAGCTACTTTAATTCAACTTATATTGCAAATCTATCTAATAGATTTGCATCAATTATATTTTTACCCCATATATTCCCCCTAGAGGATATAATAGATAGTAGGTTTAAAAATTAA